A window from Desulfobaccales bacterium encodes these proteins:
- a CDS encoding gas vesicle protein has protein sequence MVSRACSACGADLRDLPPTARRYFIGKSAAGEIAPPVPEVIPGSIPETVEVELLEPYPEASLPESKDVSLCEALDRILNKGAVLFGEVMISVADIDLVYLGLQVILASMETARGFKPRGEGQLGPNLFEKGAC, from the coding sequence ATGGTCTCCCGGGCTTGTTCGGCTTGCGGCGCCGACCTGCGGGACCTGCCTCCGACCGCGCGCCGTTATTTTATCGGCAAATCGGCGGCGGGGGAAATCGCTCCCCCGGTCCCGGAGGTGATTCCCGGGTCAATACCGGAGACCGTGGAGGTGGAATTGCTGGAACCGTACCCGGAAGCCTCGCTCCCGGAGAGCAAAGATGTGTCGTTGTGCGAGGCCCTGGACCGCATTCTCAATAAGGGCGCGGTGCTCTTTGGGGAAGTGATGATTTCCGTGGCCGATATCGACCTGGTCTACCTGGGCCTCCAGGTCATCCTGGCATCCATGGAAACCGCACGGGGATTTAAGCCTCGGGGGGAGGGGCAGTTGGGACCGAATCTTTTTGAAAAGGGTGCATGCTGA
- a CDS encoding gas vesicle protein — MARQQGIQSSIQSTNLADLLERILDKGIVIAGDIKIRLVEVELLTLQIRLVICSVDKAKELGIDWWVANPAFNSQAPSEELAASLNKIDERLGRLESAMAVAGP; from the coding sequence ATGGCCAGACAACAAGGCATCCAGAGTTCCATTCAGAGCACCAACCTGGCGGATCTTCTGGAACGCATCCTGGACAAGGGAATCGTAATCGCCGGAGACATCAAGATCCGGCTGGTGGAAGTGGAACTCCTCACTCTGCAGATTCGATTAGTGATCTGCTCAGTGGACAAAGCCAAAGAATTGGGGATAGATTGGTGGGTAGCCAACCCGGCCTTTAATTCCCAGGCCCCTTCGGAAGAACTGGCGGCCTCCCTTAACAAGATCGACGAGCGCTTGGGGCGCCTGGAATCTGCCATGGCCGTGGCTGGCCCCTGA
- a CDS encoding gas vesicle protein K — protein MKSPEPAQVESQAISDFAKVMQGDASLPARSPGGQPPRINLDQDNIKNSLGQLVLTLVKLLHELLERQGIRRIEAGSLTDDQIERLGLTLMKQAQEIDRLRQEFGLEEDDLNIDLGPLGQLL, from the coding sequence ATGAAATCCCCGGAACCGGCTCAAGTGGAATCCCAGGCTATCAGCGATTTTGCCAAGGTCATGCAAGGAGACGCCTCTTTACCGGCCCGATCTCCGGGTGGCCAGCCCCCCCGGATCAATCTGGACCAGGACAACATCAAGAACAGCCTGGGACAACTGGTTTTGACCCTGGTGAAACTGCTCCACGAACTACTGGAGCGCCAGGGCATCCGGCGCATCGAGGCCGGGTCCCTCACGGACGACCAGATCGAGCGGCTGGGGTTGACCTTGATGAAACAGGCTCAAGAGATCGACCGACTCCGGCAGGAGTTCGGCCTGGAAGAAGACGACCTGAATATCGACCTTGGCCCCCTGGGCCAACTCCTGTAA